Genomic window (Gymnogyps californianus isolate 813 chromosome 2, ASM1813914v2, whole genome shotgun sequence):
TTAACTGTGAATATAGCCTTCCATTGGAACATGCCCATACCATTCCTCGCGGGGCTGAATACCTTGCCTGGAAACAATCAAATGGGTCGTCTCGAGGTATCTCCTGTTGCTTTCCGTCAGAGCTCCAGACCTTCCGTTGATCTGGGTCATGTGTGATTGGAATGCCACAGGAGAGTGCTGTTTGGGGGTCTTTAAAGGAGCCATTACATCGGTCATCCCGATTCCGATAACCATAATTGGGATAACCCCAGCAGGTACACATGTCCCTAATGAACGTTCTCAGTTCTGGAATATACCAAGTTTCAAGTGGGTCGCCTGCTCCTGTAGAGCAATTTAATACTCGGGAACAGTTCAACAGGGGTTCTCCTGTCGTGTCCTGGGTGATGCTCCTACGTCGTCGACTGCCCCAACATAGGATTTCCCCAGTTGGGAGTTCAGCTCGGTTATGCATACAGGTTTCAGCATTAACCTCCCACTGGACGGTGGTCCCATCAGGGAGGTCAGAAGTAGAAGACGAAGGACTGTTGGGGTTAAATAGCTGTTTTAAAGACCAGGCCCATTCATACCTAGTATGGTTAACAGGGTGAATTTCCCCTGGTTTTTCAGGGATTTGTATACACCAATCTACATCCCAACGCACATTATATTCATGTTCAAAATAACCACTTCCAGAGGGGGAATCCCACCACGGTACTATGGTacaaggaacagaaacagaagtgacaTTATTTGCGTCCGTATCcgaattttcatttaaagatcGATAACAAGTTTGGTTCCACAAATTTTCCCAAGTAGAATTGTCCGGGAGTTGATACAAAGCCCTTGAGTATTCGACCCATGTCCCGTTATTTCTCCACGGTTGTCCCTCCTTCTGTTCAAGAAAAGGGGATTCAATCATTCCCCATGTGATGTTTCTCCCTGTTCGGTTAAGACCTTTTAACTCGTTTTCCAATATTTTTGTAAGATTTAGACTAATCACTGTAAATTTGAATCCCTCTGCTGCCGAACCGGCGAGGGCAACACATATACCCTGGTCCGTCTGATTCCAAATATGCATAAACCCTTGTATCAACTCCCAAGCCAAATTGGGGGATTCACCCCATGATCCCATTACCCCAATAGTGATGGAGAAGAAACAGGTTTTCCAATCCATCTTTCCTTAGtacaatacaaaaatattccaaacaaaaatcaaacaaacaatacaaataataatcTATGCTGCGGTTGTGAACATGGGTCCCACGACGGTTTGTCCACAACCTGCAATGTACAAAACAGAGAGTAATCAAAGAACGAGATTAAATACAACCGTCCTTTTAATCACTCTCTACTCcgtatcattaaaaaaaaaagaatggttaAAAAGAGGGAACAATCCATCGGGTATGGATTTGATGGTCTTTTCCATGGGCACCTGTGGCTACCCATGCATAGGTATTGATGGGAGTCTTCAGGGTCAAGGGTACCTGTCCCACAGTGGGTAAATCCACCAAAACGGGCTGTCCGGGATAGCGGAGTGGGTTTGTTGGATCTTTGTCCTCTCTCTTCCCAGGTAAAATAGATGGGGGTTTGGGACAAAATGCCGTGAGTCAGGGGCAACCGTTAATTCCCCAAGGGCTGTTAACCTTAGTTACTGCATCGGATATCCATTGCGCCCATGCGGGGTCTTGAGGCCTCAAGGCTCGTTTTAGGAGCCCATTAGTGCGTTCCACAATACCATTTGCCTGAGGGTAATACGGAGTATGAAAAACCCACTGTATTCCTTCATTCCGTGCCCACTCTTGGACCACCCCAGCAGTAAAGTGGCTCCCATTGTCCGATTGAATTGATTTGGATTTAGGCAGGCAACTAAACCACAATTTTAGACCTTTTACTGTATTATCCTCTGTTGCTTGCCGGACTGCCTCTGCTTGGGTCAGTCCCAAAATCACCTCAACCCCTACCAACACATATTGTTTCCCCTCTGAGGGTCAGAAAGGACCAATATAATGTACCTGCCAGGTGTCCCACAGCCCCTTACTGTCCCTCAAATGTAGGGCTTGATCCTTGAGAGGGTTGGCCTTCTATGGCCACCCCTGCCAAGCGGGCCAGCAAGTCTACCTGATTGTTCAAAAGGTGAGCTGGATGATCTCCTGTCTGATGTGCAGCAACCCACTCTACTAAAAAAGACTTCTGTTTGGCGATATTTAggatttcttcccatttttctcaCTGCCACACCGGTACCCAATTAACTTCCCAGTGGTTTGGTTCCCAAAATGGGAGCCATTCGGTGCATCCCTTGAACACAGCATATGAATTGGTGTAAATAAATACACCGATACACCCGGGAGGGATTCCAGCTAATACTGGTTCCAAAACCTTCAAAGGTCCTCTTAAAACGATTGGTTGTTGCCGTATGATTTTCTTGGCTTCCTGTAAAGCTAGGCTAACCACAAAGAGGCCCTTCTCCCAAACTGAGTAACGTTTCTCTGCATCTTTAAAACTGCGTGAGTAAAATCCTCTGGGACGAGTCGGACCTTCAGGCCCGCGTTGCCACATAGGTATAGATAGCCCGTGAATCGCAAAACCCCATTTGATATGGAGCAGATCTGTCGGGTATATTGGCCCTAAGtctccagtacaagaaagacgtGGACCAGTTagagcgagtccagaggagggccatgaaaatggcCTGAGGGCTGGAACACTTCTCCTgcaaagaaaggctgagagagttggggttgttcagcctggagaagagaaggcttcggGGAGACCtcattgtggcctttcaatacttaaagggggcttataagaaagatggagagacaCTTcttaccaaggcctgtagtgacagtatcatagaatcatagaatcgtttaggttggaaaagacctttaagcTCATCGAGTCCAATCATTAACCCAACACTTCCAAGTCCACCACTCAACCacgtccctaagcaccacatctacacgtcttttaaatacctccagggatggtgactccaccacttccctgggcagcctgttccaatgcttgacaaccctttcggtgaagaaatttttcctactatccaatctaaacctcccctggcgcaacttgaggccgtttcctctcgtcctgtcgCTCgttacttgggaaaaaagaagagacatcCCAATTGCCAACAGTGTAGTATTTTAGCACTTATCTGAGATACTTATACTCCAGCTGTTTGTACTTCCTGATGCACGGCAAAGGACCTGAACCCATACTCCAGGACCACATGTATTACTGGGAAGTCTGCCTCAATGTCGCTGAGTATTTAAGCATGAAAATCACTCAATATCACATATTGCAGCTGTTTTACTTTGTGTGAGTATTTAAACATTAACTGGGCGTTTCTGAGTGAGAAATGACCCCATTGTGCAGATGTAAGGCATGTCCTAGAATGTGGAAAGTTAAGATTCAAATCTATGacctaaaaataagaaaactggaTCTGTACCACAAGGGAGACTGAGTAATCACCATTTGCAAGTATCACACAGTCATCCAGAATAGAGAAAACTTGGGTAGAAGTTCCCGTTCCCTTAGTAGACATAGGATGATGGACCTGAAGCCACTGAAGTCCTTTAAAGACCTGAATGTATGTAGTTATGTTTGTGAAAAAGTCTCCAAATAGAACTCTCGAACAATTTGATTTgatatttcagatgaaagaaTAATGTCATTCTGTTCGAAGAACCTAGCATGTTAAAAGAGGTAATATATTACATTCAGTCAAAGGGAGAAAGCTGATAACTAGTAACAAGATGGCAGCAAACCTCAAGTCAGAGACAAACTTAGAATGAAATATAGCCATAAGAAAGATCAGTGTGaattcaaaaggagaaaaccaaaaccttgTCTTAGAggataatgaagaaaatgagccTCTCTCAAGTGCCCCCTTGTAATTGCAGGTGAAATACTTAACTACTAGGATCAACACAACTAAACAATGGCAAAGAGCTGCCAGAATAGAAAAGCAGATAATCAGGAAGGGTTTAGAGACTGCCTGAGGAGAAAGATCTTAGAAATTAACATTGGCTCACAtctaaaaatatgtaattttatggagaaaaaattACTTGATGCGGCACAATACTTGAAGTAATGGGGTTACAGTAAATGCAAAAAGATTTGGCAGGCACAAACAGAATACACTTTGAGACTCGGATTCATTTGACTATAAATCAGGTGTACATGCAAGGTCAGTGCTTTGTATGGCGGTTCTCCAGtaaattacagggaaaaaaaacctgatgggGAATGTAAAggtattttcagtttcacatgCTGCAACATAACACTTACCTTCCTCTGACATTTAGTTGTGAAACAATTGTGAGAAGTCACAGAAAGTTATCAAGCTACGATTTAGGATTTGTTGTTTCTCTCTTAGGCATAATAAGTATTTCAAAGTCCAGTTCTTCTTCAACTGCATAAACTCTCAGACCTCCAGCACTAGACGCGGCTCAGGTCAGCGGCCTGCGGCAGGGACCGGGAGACCGCACACAAAGGCGCCGCCGGGACGGCCCGCAGGGCAGCGCTGGAccccgccgcccggctcccCGAGCTCCCAAGGCCCCCCAGGGCACTCACCCCCTTGCCCAGGCGCCTCTTGA
Coding sequences:
- the LOC127029946 gene encoding uncharacterized protein LOC127029946 yields the protein MDWKTCFFSITIGVMGSWGESPNLAWELIQGFMHIWNQTDQGICVALAGSAAEGFKFTVISLNLTKILENELKGLNRTGRNITWGMIESPFLEQKEGQPWRNNGTWVEYSRALYQLPDNSTWENLWNQTCYRSLNENSDTDANNVTSVSVPCTIVPWWDSPSGSGYFEHEYNVRWDVDWCIQIPEKPGEIHPVNHTRYEWAWSLKQLFNPNSPSSSTSDLPDGTTVQWEVNAETCMHNRAELPTGEILCWGSRRRRSITQDTTGEPLLNCSRVLNCSTGAGDPLETWYIPELRTFIRDMCTCWGYPNYGYRNRDDRCNGSFKDPQTALSCGIPITHDPDQRKVWSSDGKQQEIPRDDPFDCFQARYSAPRGMVWACSNGRLYSQLNMYEMAGLQCSVGFPSMCPSRVFNFTSRRNRVRRDLGSPADARERVTGIVKNGSNLCAKCGH